GAACCTGATCGAAGCGTCGATATCCGAACATCTGATCACTGGTACTATCTTCATGGCGCTTGATACGACATCAAGCCTGAAAAAGTTGGATCAAATTTCCGCATGTATCTTCGAACAGCGCCTGTGTTCCCCGCCCGGTCTTGGTCGGCGGCTGACGAAATACGATACCGGCGTCCTTGAGCCTTTCAAATTCGGCGTCGATATCATCGGTGCTAAAAACGATCGCCGGCAGTCCGGAATTGTAAAGCCCGTCGAAATACGCATCCGAGCCTTGACCGCCGCGGGGTTCCAACAGTAAAGCGGTCCCATCTTCGTCTTCCGGCGAAACGACGATCGCCAGCCCGTGTTCGGGCTCAAAGAGCCTTTCCCGAAACCCGAGTTTTTGTGTATAGAACATGAACGCCTCGACCGGATCGTATACCGAAACACTTGTCACCGCGATCTTCATTTTCAGACTCCTGCAGGCCGTTCGCCCATTCGATGAGGCGGAAAAGAAAAACCGTCGGACACATCGGCCGACGGCTTCGCTAAATGAATAATGGCGGAGACGACAGGATTCGAACCTGTGGTACCCTTTTGGAGTACAACGGTTTAGCAAACCGCCGCTTTCAGCCACTCAGCCACGTCTCCGCATGGGTGCCGAAAAGCAAGGTTTAATTCTAGCTGTCGGGCAAACTTTGTCAAGGCAATTCGCATCAAAAGCCACAAAGTATCGAGTGTCGAAAGGCTTGACACATTTGATTTTTGCAACCAAAATAGCAAAGTGCTCGGAATATCGGCTTTCCAGGCAGTTATTCCTTAAGTCAGTTGCGGGTTTCAGCGAACTTTTCAATAGTCCGCCCAGGTGCGGGAGCGCATTCATTCAATGTTTATTTCCGGAAGCAGATCGAGAGTTTTCAGCAGCCTGTTGATCGCAGTCGTTTTGAACGTAACTGCGATCGTTGCGGCGCCGAATTCTCGCGTTGCGGTGAATTCCAACGCCTCGACCAATCTTGGCGTCATTTCCGGTTTTGTTCGAGACGAAGCAGGTAAACCGATCGCCGATGCAACGGTCGCGATCTTTCGCATCGGAACGACCAAATTGCTCCGCCAGGTTCGTTCGGCGGCGGACGGTAGATTTTTGCTTCGGATCTTGCCCGGCACATATACCGTACTTGCGGTAGCTCAAGGGTATAATCCGCAGACGGTCTCTGAGATCGAGGTCGCCCGTGCCACCCAGCTCAACTACGGTTTCAAATTGGAAAAGGCCGGCAGCGGCAACACGCTCCCTGAAAATCGGCTCGACCGCAACAATCCGAAATGGGTTCGCCGAGCGGCATCGATAAGCCGGTCGATCTATCAGAACACCGAGGGAACGGTCGCTTCTGAAACTGAGCCCGAAGTTGTTGTTGACACTCCGACAGACGAAGAGACAACGGCGCGTCCGGGGCAGTCGGTCGTCGAGACCTTTTATGCCTCGACTAATCGGGGCTCGTACGCCGGCGTCAACTACGCGACCCTGCTTCCGCTTGGCAGCGATGCGAGCCTGATGATCGCCGCGCAGGCAGGCATTGGCCGAAATGCTCCGCAGCGATTCGAGACCCAGCTGAAATTTGACCTGAATGACGATCACAAACTGAGACTGCGTGCCTCAGCCGCAAATCTCGGCAGCATCAACCTCGGCAATTCTGAGGGGCGGCTCGGCCAGGTGTCGTTCCAGGCCCTCGATGAATGGCGTGTACGCGAAGGCGTGATCCTGGTCTACGGCGTCGATTATTCTCGCTTCATCGGGGCCGGCGATGATTTCTCGATCTCGCCGCGACTCGGTTTTCAATACGACATCGATCCGAAAACCCGCTTCCGTGCTTCGTACACGTCGCAGGCAGACCCGCGAACCTGGTCACGCGAGATC
The DNA window shown above is from Chloracidobacterium sp. and carries:
- a CDS encoding VOC family protein, which gives rise to MKIAVTSVSVYDPVEAFMFYTQKLGFRERLFEPEHGLAIVVSPEDEDGTALLLEPRGGQGSDAYFDGLYNSGLPAIVFSTDDIDAEFERLKDAGIVFRQPPTKTGRGTQALFEDTCGNLIQLFQA
- a CDS encoding carboxypeptidase regulatory-like domain-containing protein, with the translated sequence MFISGSRSRVFSSLLIAVVLNVTAIVAAPNSRVAVNSNASTNLGVISGFVRDEAGKPIADATVAIFRIGTTKLLRQVRSAADGRFLLRILPGTYTVLAVAQGYNPQTVSEIEVARATQLNYGFKLEKAGSGNTLPENRLDRNNPKWVRRAASISRSIYQNTEGTVASETEPEVVVDTPTDEETTARPGQSVVETFYASTNRGSYAGVNYATLLPLGSDASLMIAAQAGIGRNAPQRFETQLKFDLNDDHKLRLRASAANLGSINLGNSEGRLGQVSFQALDEWRVREGVILVYGVDYSRFIGAGDDFSISPRLGFQYDIDPKTRFRASYTSQADPRTWSREIELEDAEVIFREPVAIDDFVVENGRPVMNKSSRFEFGIERVLDNRSTIEANAFFDATVGRGVGITSLPFDSAGEQFSEFVGNQQGGSTGLRVVYTRRLSGRITAGGGYSFGTGQQLSANGISDPADLFKSGVFHTLYGQIEADFNTGTNVKTIFRLSPRATIFAIDPFQGRLAIYDPGLSVLVTQHLPTLGLPFQAEAVVDARNVFDFQNGLFGEDGSLRVNSHRRALRGGILVRF